GAGCTCGGCCAGCGGCATATCGCGAACGGCCCCGCTGCGATCCATGACGCGGGCGGACTCCAGGACGTTGACCGTCTCGGCGCCGTAGCAGCCGGCGTTCATGATCACCGCCCCGCCGACCGTGCCGGGGATGCCGGCGTAGAACTCCAGCCCCGCGACGCCCGCCTCGGCGGCCTTGCGGGCAAGGATGGCGTCGGGCACGGCGGAGCCAGCGCGGATGCGGCTGTCGCCCAGCGCCTCGACGGCGTTGAACCCCCGGCCCAGCCGGATGACCACTCCGTCCACGCCACCGTCGCGCACCAGCAGGTTGGAGC
This genomic interval from bacterium contains the following:
- a CDS encoding FAD-binding protein, with amino-acid sequence MTWRDNLPPVRGKLLRDEPLAPFTWFRVGGPADVVFLPEDEADLATFLKALDPAVPVMAIGVGSNLLVRDGGVDGVVIRLGRGFNAVEALGDSRIRAGSAVPDAILARKAAEAGVAGLEFYAGIPGTVGGAVIMNAGCYGAETVNVLESARVMDRSGAVRDMPLAEL